The DNA sequence CAGGATACACACTCTTTTGCCGATGCTCTAAGAGCAGCACTACGCGAAGACCCAGATATCATTCTTGTTGGGGAGATGAGAGATCTAGAAACAATTGATATTGCTATGCATGCTGCTAATACTGGGCATCTTGTACTTTCTACTCTTCATACATTAGATGCAAAAGAGACTATTGATAGAATTGTAGGCATGTTTCCTAATGATGAGCAGAATCGTATTAGAATATCTTTGGCTTCTGTTCTTGGGGGGATTCTCTCTCAGCGCCTAATTCCAACTATTCATGGTGGAAGGGTTGCAGCTATAGAAATCTTAAAAAAAACTGCACGTATAGAACAGCTAATTGCAGAAAATCGCGATACAGAAATTCCAGATGCACTTTCTGATGGAAAAGAGATTTATGGTACCCAAACCTTTGATCAGGCACTATTAGATTTACTTAAAAAAGGTGAAATTGATGATAAAACAGCACTTAAGTATACAACTAATCCAGCAGATATGAAGTTAAAAATGCAAGGGATTGGCAAAGATGCTATTTTTGATGAAAATGCTGATAACAAAGATCTTGATTTCTTCGATTTTAAAGACGATAATGAAGAATAGTTTAAAATTATTTTGGTATAATCCCCTCCTAAAATTTAAATTTAAAGGACATACTAATGTTAGAAGGTATCGTTAGAGAGAGTATCGGAAAAACTACTGCAAAGAAGTTTAGAAGAGATGGTTATCTAACTGCAAATCTTTATGCCAAAGGTGTAGAGAACATTCAGGCTGCGTTTAAACGTGGTGAGTTTGTAAGGGCAGTAAGAAAAAAAGATAGCCTCACATTTCCTGTTAAAGTGGGTGATAAAGAACTCAATGTTGTTATTCAAGAGTATCAGTTACATCCTGTGCATGGTGAAGTTGTTCATGTAGATCTTAGAATTGCTGTTCCTGATCAAGTAACTGATTATCTTGTACCAGTTGTTACACATGGAATACCAGTAGGATTGAAGAACAAAGGAGTTCTTGTTATGTCTAAAAAGCGTGTTAAAGTAAGAGGAGCTATTGAAAGTATGCCTGCCAAATTTGACTTGGATGTTTCACATCTTGATAGAGATGAGTCTATTTTGGTAAGAGATATAGAAGTACCTGAAGGATGTCGCATGATGGACAGACCTGAT is a window from the Sulfurovum sp. genome containing:
- a CDS encoding PilT/PilU family type 4a pilus ATPase, whose translation is MEEKLKLYLQAMISNEGSDLHLKSGSNVRVRVHGILKLLGKDILSTEQMDKLAQEIMTPDQYKKLKQDRNLDFSYSTKNEYRFRVNFFYQIDGLSAVFRTIPANILSIEQLKLPKAVNDLVNIQRGLVLVTGITGSGKSTTLAAILDKINREEKKHIITVEDPVEFIHKDKGCLINQRSIGQDTHSFADALRAALREDPDIILVGEMRDLETIDIAMHAANTGHLVLSTLHTLDAKETIDRIVGMFPNDEQNRIRISLASVLGGILSQRLIPTIHGGRVAAIEILKKTARIEQLIAENRDTEIPDALSDGKEIYGTQTFDQALLDLLKKGEIDDKTALKYTTNPADMKLKMQGIGKDAIFDENADNKDLDFFDFKDDNEE
- a CDS encoding 50S ribosomal protein L25/general stress protein Ctc → MLEGIVRESIGKTTAKKFRRDGYLTANLYAKGVENIQAAFKRGEFVRAVRKKDSLTFPVKVGDKELNVVIQEYQLHPVHGEVVHVDLRIAVPDQVTDYLVPVVTHGIPVGLKNKGVLVMSKKRVKVRGAIESMPAKFDLDVSHLDRDESILVRDIEVPEGCRMMDRPDVAVCGVIKAK